The Oncorhynchus gorbuscha isolate QuinsamMale2020 ecotype Even-year unplaced genomic scaffold, OgorEven_v1.0 Un_scaffold_9810, whole genome shotgun sequence genome includes the window AACTAGGTCTGTGTTAACTAGGTCTGTGTTAACTAGGTCTGTTAACTAGGTCTGTGTTAACTAGGTCGTGTTTTCATGATTTCCATCGAACTCCTCATCTCAaacacaccacctcctctctctctccctcctccttctctctccttccttgcttccctccctcgttctctccaGTGCACTAAACAGATGATCGCAGAGCGGTTTGGTCGTGGTTCTCGGACTGTGGATCTAGAACTGGAGGCTCAGATAGAAGTTCTCCGGGACACCAAGAGGAAGTATGAGACTGTGCTGCGATTGGCCAGAGCCCTGACCAATCACTTGTACAGCATGGTGCAGACGCAACACGCCCTCGGGGACACCTTCACCGACCTCAGCCTGAAATCACCTGAACTACGAGTGAGAACCTGACCTATAACCTCTAGGCTAATCCCAGACCCCTAACCCAGAAATCACCTGAACTACAGGTGAGAACCTAACCTATAACCTCTAGGCTAATCCcagacccctaacccctaacccagaaATCACCTGAACTACAGGTGAGAACCTAACCTATAACCTCTAGGCTAATCCCAGACCCCTAACCCAGAAATCACCTGAACTACAGGTGAGAACCTAACCTATAACCTCTAGGCTAATCCCAGACCCCTAACCCAGAAATCACCTGAACTACAGGTGAGAACCTGACCTATAACCTCTAGGCTAATCCCAGACCCCT containing:
- the LOC124030193 gene encoding arfaptin-2-like; amino-acid sequence: LQCTKQMIAERFGRGSRTVDLELEAQIEVLRDTKRKYETVLRLARALTNHLYSMVQTQHALGDTFTDLSLKSPELRDEFGYNAETQKLLCKNGETLLGAINFFVSSINTLVNKTMEDTLMTIKMYEAA